ATGCCCAGGGCCCCTCGCTGGATGTCATCGAGCTGCGGAACCTGGCGGTGGACTGCATCGTGGGCCTCTACCCGCGCGAGCGCATCGCCGCCCAGCCCCTGCGGCTGGACGTGGCCCTGTTCCTGGACGCGCCGAAGGCCCCGGAGGCCGGGCACCGGCTGCCCGCCGCGCACGATGGGCGCCTGGCCGGCGAGCTGCTGTTCCTCCTGGAGGCGTGCCGCTTCAAGGTGCTGGAGTCCGCGGCGGAGACGGTGGCCCGCTACGTGCTGCTGCCCCCCTTGCCGGAGGCGCCGCACGCCCAGGTCCGGGCGGCCACGGTGCGCGTCACCAAGCCTCACGCGCTCGCGGGGCTGGCGGTGCCGTCCCTGCAGGTGCACCGCACGGCGGAGGAGTTCGGGGCGCCGGCACCCACGGGGGCGGCCGCCCCGGGGGGCATGGACTTCATCCACGAGGGGCCGGGCTACAGCGTCTACCGGCTGCACCTCGGGCCGGGGTGCACCGCCGCCCATGCGTTCGCGCCGCCAGGCGAGCAGGTGGAGCTGGTGCTGGGGGCAGGGCTGCTGCTGAACGGCGCGCCCGTGGCGCGCGGCATGGCCTTCCACTGGCCGGGGGGCAGCGTCCGCCGGTACGACAACCCCACCTCCACGCCGCAGGCCCTTCTCTGCGTCAGCCTGCCGCGGTTTTTCCCCCTGGTGGAGGGGGCGTGGCCCTCGGCGGGAGCGCCCCCGGTGCAGGGGCGCTCCTACTACCCCGCTGGCGCGGGGGGACCGTCAGCTCACCGGTAGCGAGGGCTCGCTCGGGGGGCGGGCCGGGCCGTCCGGCTCCTCCGAGGCGGGCTTCTCCGGGTTGCCCAGGGGCAGGTAGCGGCCCGCGGAGGGCGACCACTCCAGCAGCTCCGAGTGCGCCATGTCGTAGAACCACGCGTGGAGGCGGATCTGCCCGGACTCCACCTTCTCCCGCATGCCCGGGTAGCTGAGCACGTTCTCGAGCTGCGCGAGCGCGCTCCGCTGGGCGGCATCCTCGGGGGAGCAGTCCTCGGCGAGGTGCTGCAGCACCGGCTCGGCCTCCTTGAGCCAGGTGGCCACGCTGGGCAGCCCCTCCGGCGGCTTCCGGGCAATCAGGGCCTTCATCGCCCCGCAGGCCGAGTGGCCGCAGACGATGATGTCGGTCACCTTCAGCACGTTCACCGCGTACTCGACGGCGCTGGACACCGCGGCCGACGCGGGCGAGCTGGCCGGGGGCACCAGGTTGCCGACGTTGCGCACGACGAAGAGCTCGCCGGGGTCCGTGGAGGTGATGAGGTTGGGGATGATGCGGCTGTCGGCGCAGGTGATGAACAGCGAGTGGGGCGTCTGCCCATGGGCGAGCCGGTCGAAGATGGGCCCATACCGCTGCAGACTGTCCTGGCGGAACCGCTCCACGCCGTACACCAGCCGCTCCCGGACCGAGAGGTAGCCCGTGCCCTGGAGGATGGTGGCCACGTCCGTCTCGGTGAGGGCGAAGAGCGGCTCCAGAGCCTGGCCGTTCTCCTGGCGGACCAGCACCCGCTGCAGCTCGGGCCGCAGGGCCTGGAGCACGACCTGGATGTTCGCGGCCAGCAGGTCCGTCACCAGCGCGGTCAGCATGGCCGCGCCCGAGGCATCCACCGCCGTCACGTCCGACATGTCGATGACGACGCCCCGCGAGGGGTCCTGCTTGATGGCCTGGTCGCGCAGCATCTCCAGCTTCGTGGAGGACATGAACGTCAGCGGGCCCGTGAGCGCGGCGCGGTAGGCGCCGGGCGTCTCGCGCTGAATCAGGCGGCCCTGGGTCTGGCTGAGCCGCACCGCGGCGATGGCCATCGCCGCGAGGATGCCGGCCTGCACGCCCAGGGTGAAGTCCACCAGCACGATGGTGATGAAGGTCACGCCGAAGATGGCCGCGTCCGTGCGCGACACCTTCCACAGCGCCTTCAGCTCGCGCAGGTGCATCATGCGCAGCGCCAGGAACAGGAGCACGCCCGCCAGCGAGGCGATGGGGATGTAGGCCAGGAAGGGCGCGAAGAGCGCGAGCACGGCCAGCAGCGCCAGGGAGTGGATGATGGAGGAGCGCCGCGTGCGGGCGCCCGCCTGCGCGTTCGTCGTCGAGCGCACGGTCACGGCCGTGATGGGGATGCCGCCAAAGAGCGCCACCACCGCGTTGCCGAGCCCCTGGCCCACCATCTCCTGGTCCGTGTCGTGGCGCAGATCCTTCACCACGCGGTTCGTGGCTGCCCCGGCGAACAGCGCCTCCAGCGAGCCGAGCGCGTAGACGATGAGCGCGGTGCCCAGCAGCGGTATCAGGTTGCCTTCCGGCAGGTGCGGCAGCTGCGGGCTGGGCAGGAAGCGGGACATCTCCCCCACCGTCTCGGCCTGCAGGCTCAGCCCCACGTTGATGAGCGTGGAGAGGGCCACCGCGATGAGCGGCGCGGGCAGCCGGGGCCACACGCGCGGCAGCCCCAGGCACAGGGCCAGCGTCAGCGAGGCCAGGACGAGCGCGCCCGGGTGGAACTCGTGGATGAGCTGGCCCAGGTGCGTGAGCACCTCCACCACGTGGTTCTCATCCGGCGACACCAGGCCGAAGGCTCGCGGCAACTGCCAGATGAAGATGATGGCGCCGATGCCCGCGGTGAAGCCGGCGACCACCGGCAACGGGACGAAGCGGACGATGCGCCCCAGCCCCAGCACGCCGGTCAGCAACTGGAGGATGCCCACCACCAGGCCAATGAGGAGCATGCCCCCCAGCCCGTATTGGTGCACGGCATTGGCGATGAGCACCGACATGGCCACCGCCGGGCCGCTGATCGTCAGGGGCGTGCCGCCGAACAGGGCACACACCACGCCGGCCAGGATGGCCGTCACCATGCCCATGCTCGGGGAGACGCCCGAGGCCAGCGCGATGGCCAGGGTGAAGGGGATGGCGATGGCGGCCACCGTGAGCCCCGCGCGCAGGTCCTCCTTCAGATACTTCGTTGAAAAGAGCGCTTTCCACTCGGGCCACAGGGACCGGATGCCCAGGTCCAGGCGCATCGTGGAGGGGGCCGGAGCCCGCGTTCTTCCGAAGTGCTCGTTCTGCTGCATGGCAGTCAAATCCCCCGGCTGGATATGGGTGGGGGAACCCCGCCTGCCAAGCCAGGGCAGCGGCCTAGCCGCGGGGGCCCGAACGTCCGGGCGCTCTGTACCGCCCACCTGGCTGAAATCTTCCGCAAGGACGGTGAAATAAGCATTCCGATGGCTTGTGCACAGAGTCAGGGCAGTTTCTCTGGATTAATTTGAGCCCATTCAAAATGCAGGCCGAGCGGCAACTTGGCGGGCCGGGCCCAGACAATCCGTGAGGTTCAGCGAAGTAGGTCAGGCCTCACCTACGGGAGCCCCTTCATGAGCATCCG
This window of the Stigmatella erecta genome carries:
- a CDS encoding dihydroneopterin aldolase, with protein sequence MSEWPNLSRGTDAQGPSLDVIELRNLAVDCIVGLYPRERIAAQPLRLDVALFLDAPKAPEAGHRLPAAHDGRLAGELLFLLEACRFKVLESAAETVARYVLLPPLPEAPHAQVRAATVRVTKPHALAGLAVPSLQVHRTAEEFGAPAPTGAAAPGGMDFIHEGPGYSVYRLHLGPGCTAAHAFAPPGEQVELVLGAGLLLNGAPVARGMAFHWPGGSVRRYDNPTSTPQALLCVSLPRFFPLVEGAWPSAGAPPVQGRSYYPAGAGGPSAHR
- a CDS encoding bifunctional SulP family inorganic anion transporter/carbonic anhydrase encodes the protein MQQNEHFGRTRAPAPSTMRLDLGIRSLWPEWKALFSTKYLKEDLRAGLTVAAIAIPFTLAIALASGVSPSMGMVTAILAGVVCALFGGTPLTISGPAVAMSVLIANAVHQYGLGGMLLIGLVVGILQLLTGVLGLGRIVRFVPLPVVAGFTAGIGAIIFIWQLPRAFGLVSPDENHVVEVLTHLGQLIHEFHPGALVLASLTLALCLGLPRVWPRLPAPLIAVALSTLINVGLSLQAETVGEMSRFLPSPQLPHLPEGNLIPLLGTALIVYALGSLEALFAGAATNRVVKDLRHDTDQEMVGQGLGNAVVALFGGIPITAVTVRSTTNAQAGARTRRSSIIHSLALLAVLALFAPFLAYIPIASLAGVLLFLALRMMHLRELKALWKVSRTDAAIFGVTFITIVLVDFTLGVQAGILAAMAIAAVRLSQTQGRLIQRETPGAYRAALTGPLTFMSSTKLEMLRDQAIKQDPSRGVVIDMSDVTAVDASGAAMLTALVTDLLAANIQVVLQALRPELQRVLVRQENGQALEPLFALTETDVATILQGTGYLSVRERLVYGVERFRQDSLQRYGPIFDRLAHGQTPHSLFITCADSRIIPNLITSTDPGELFVVRNVGNLVPPASSPASAAVSSAVEYAVNVLKVTDIIVCGHSACGAMKALIARKPPEGLPSVATWLKEAEPVLQHLAEDCSPEDAAQRSALAQLENVLSYPGMREKVESGQIRLHAWFYDMAHSELLEWSPSAGRYLPLGNPEKPASEEPDGPARPPSEPSLPVS